The following DNA comes from Meleagris gallopavo isolate NT-WF06-2002-E0010 breed Aviagen turkey brand Nicholas breeding stock chromosome 13, Turkey_5.1, whole genome shotgun sequence.
CGAGCTGTGCGTCCGTTTGTGGTGCACCAGATGGGACGACTGGCTGAAGCTCTTGTCGCACAGCGTGCACTTGTACGGCTTCTCGCCCGTGTGGATGCGCTCGTGCCGGGACAGCTCCGAGAGGTGCTTGAAGGTTTTCTGACAGATGGAGCAGCTGTAGGGCTTCTCCGAGGGATCAAGGGGCTGCGGGTGCTCGGCCTCGGGCGGCTTGTAGGTCTTCTCGCAGATGGAGCACTTCATGGCGTTGCCGTTGTGGACGTTGTGGTGTTGCGCCAGCGAGGTTAGGAGGGAGAAGCCCATCTTGCACACACCGCACACGAAGGGCTTCTGCTCCACCTGGATGCACTGGTGTTCCAGCAGGTCGGTGGCCTGGTGGAAGATCTTCAGACACTGAGTACACTGGAAAGAGCGGTCATGGCCCGGCAAGCACTGGTGCTCATGGGGGTTGGAGAGGTGAGTGAGGTCGTGGCCGCACACCCCGCATTTGTGGGACGGCTCCCCAGCCTGCAGCGGGGCGTGCTGGTGGTGCTGCAGGCCCGGGTCCGGCTGCAGCAGGATGCCGTAGACGGCACAGCCCAGGGGGTTTTCGGCGGTGCTGGGTGGGATGGAGTGTTCCGGGAGGGCGGTGGTCCCAGCGTGGTGCTGCTGCGGAGGTGGCGGCGGCTGCTGCggttgctgctgttgctgctgccagCTTTCTGACatgcttgggaaaaaaaaacagggttTTAGGAGTGACAGCTTCAGCTTCTCGGTCAGAAAGGttcaagtaaaaataaaaatcaaaagcatCCAAGACTCTGATTCCCTGTACCGATCCTGAAATTGAGGACAGGAAACCCAGCCCACAGCCAGGATCCTGGGGAGCGAGGAGGCCGAGATGCCACGGGCTCCTCCTTGGATCTGCAGAAGTTCTTTGTGGACTGCGTGTTCCGGTTTTCTGTTtggctttttctccttccttttcttggacaaaaaaaaagtcaggcaGGTAGAAGCAAGTGCCTTGAAGACAAGAGGAGGCCCTTCTCTGTGTCAGTGCTGGCTGTGATGTGCTCACACACAGGCAGGGCGAGCGatgcagcacagggagcagctctgcctgcaagAAGAAACAGTTCATGTCAGATCTCAGATGACAGACAGGCAGCTCTCCAGTCAGGTTAGCTCATGGCTCACTTTGCAAACTCTCCTGCACCCCTGCAAAGCACCTGGGAGTCCATGGAGGGGAGCCGACCAGAGCTGGAGCACTgcatgctgctggcagcagccaggaaCTCAGTGTAGAAAGAGACAGACCCTGCCTGGCCAACACAGCCACGGGTTTGCCTGGCGAGCTCTCCCACAAAGCAGCAGAGGCTGCCTCAGTCCCCATTGGGCCCGGGATGCAATGTGGGGTCAGAGCAAAACGCTCCCCTGGAAGCTCACCCATTTCCACCAGAGCAGCTCTAGCAGGGTGAGCACATCCATCTGTTTCTCTGTGCGGGCTGGGGTGTGCTAAATGCTGTGCAAAAAAGCTACCGAGTGAAATGTCACAAATACCAGGGCAGATTCCCACCCTAGAAAGGCAGTTCAGCCAGCCCCAACCTCCTCCTGAAGCCCCAGCATCGAGCACATCAACCTCTGACAGTACCAAGAGAGGGAGGTACTCATGAAGTTTCCCCTCTGCCTGTAGGAAGAGCCAAAGAAGATAGAGAAGGGTTTGCCCTCGGTGTTACCTTGCCTACAGACAAAACAGAACCTGCAGGCATCGTCAAAGCACAGTCAGAGGCACTGCAGCAATGGCTTGGCAGAGCATTCCTCCTAAGTTCAGGATAACGGTATGCTAGGGCCCAGCACCTTGCCCCAGAGGTACTGATTGGCCTTGCTGTATGGTTCTTCTCACAGATAAAATCCAGCATTGACCAAGAGAAGAGTTAACTCCACCGGTGAGCAGCGGTGATGAGACACTTTAACAGCACAGAAGCATCCATGCTTGGgcaagaggcagcagcaggcactgctgggCCACAACCCACATCCCCTCAGTGCCTCTGTGCTACAGGGCAGGGCATCGCTTCGTCCTGCAGCACCAATCCGAGCAATACAGCACCCAGAGGCCCATGTCCCAGGCTGGTTTCCTCCAGGACCTCAGTCCTTTTGTGCTGACacctggagcagctgctgcaggcaggataCAGCCCCTGCCCCCTCGATGCCCTGCAGGAACACGGCATCACTTTGTCCCCTAGCACAAATCTGGGCAGCACAACACCCAGAGGCCCCCGGTAGGCCGGGCCGGGGTCCTGCCAAGACCTGGGAGCTCAGCTCTTTCGCTCTGACACCCGGAGGAGGACCTGAGGGCAGGATACGGCCCCAATGCCCCCCCTCGGAGCGGCGGCGGCACGGCTTTGCCCTGCAGGCNNNNNNNNNNNNNNNNNNNNNNNNNNNNNNNNNNNNNNNNNNNNNNNNNNNNNNNNNNNNNNNNNNNNNNNNNNNNNNNNNNNNNNNNNNNNNNNNNNNNACGGACGGCGGTGCCGGGGGGATGCACGGCCCCACACTGCCCCTCGTAGCCCCACACGGCCCAACTCTGCCTCTCTCAGCCCCTTACAGCCCCTCATAGCCCACACAGCCCCTACACAGCCCCGCATAACCTCTttcagccccacacagcccctAATAGCCCTGCACAGCCCATCTCAGTCCCGCACAGCCCCCACTAGCTCNNNNNNNNNNNNNNNNNNNNNNNNNNNNNNNNNNNNNNNNNNNNNNNNNNNNNNNNNNNNNNNNNNNNNNNNNNNNNNNNNNNNNNNNNNNNNNNNNNNNTTTTTCTTTAATAGGGTATGGTGTGGAAGGGGCAGGAGCTGGAAGGTGCAGTGCATACCTTGCATGGTTGCAGCTGCCCAAGGAGCTGCACTGGGGCTTCCACTGCTCCTCCATGCCCCTGCCACCCCCCAGTACTACACATACTCCAACAGCACTGGGCtggaggggttttttttttctttccattccaaGACCATGTAAACAGGttataaatatttcaaacaCATTCATCTTGACCACACTGTGATCTCTCTTGAGAAGACAACTGTTGAATCACTTTACAATAGCTTCCTTCAAGACTGCAAAGCCCTGCTGGTGCCAGGGGGGCAGCCCTGCGGCTGCTCTCCCTTTGGGCAGGGTGCATGCAGCAGCACCGGGGCGCCTTCGTGCAATTGGGCAGGAGAATCCAACGGCTGGGGTTATTCTGGCTTCAAACCTGGGCCGTGCTGCTCCAAAAGAGGCTGGAGTGGGTGGCAAGGGGTGGAACAGGACCTTGTGGCAGGGAGCTGGGCACAGTCACGCCAAACCAAACCTCGTCCTGCACTTCATCCAGGTGCTCTCTGCTCCATGCCAAGCTCCTGCAGCAGTGGTGTCCCCAACGCAGCGAGGTGGGGGTGCTCAGCCCCAATCCTTCCAGCCAGATACCCCAACCGTCCTAAAAACGAAGCTGAAGAGGTGGCGAGGCTCCTTGCTCTGGCTAAAGCCATCTGTCCAGCAAGAATTAGAAGTCACAGAGCTGCGTGTCTCACGGTGAGAGGTGCCATGGCAGGAGGGGATGCCGCCACAGCTCCGAACATGGCCGGGGCACCAAGGTGGGTGAGGGGCCAGGTCCTGCAGCATGTGTCACACGGGGACCGGCCTCAGCTTCCCTGCGGGGATACAGACACGTGCGTCAGGCTGGGCAGGGGGCACAGCCACCACAGCTCGAGGCCCCAAGCAATGCGATCCCAGCAGCACCCCTGCGAGcggcacagccctgcacacctCCCTGCCCGGGAGGCGGGGCTGAAGCAGAGCCCATCACCGGCTCCCGGCTGCACACACTCACCTGGCAGCCGCGGCTGCCCCTAATTCAGGCTGAAATCGAAGAGAAGAGAGGTTCAGCTGCGGGCGCTGACCTGCAGCATCGCTCCCTGGCTGCACCACGTGCAGCCCCAGCTGCTTTGCCCCACGTGGCCCCgcactgccctgtgctgggacGGGGCACTTCAGGGGAAGCCCTAACTAGGCTCCTGACAGCCAATTAGCCAGTGGTTAATGAGCCGATTACAGCACAGCTCGCTCCACACGCAGCTTTGCCTGTCGGTGGGCTGGGAGCTTCCTCTGATGGAAGGCCATGGGTTGGGCATTCTGGGAGCACAGAGAGGGACCCGCATGCCCCCACCCACCTGAGGTCTGCAGCTTCCTACGGATGGAGGTGCTGCGGCCGCTGGGCAGCCCGGGGCTGGGGGATGCGTGGCCCCGGCTGGAGGATCCCGGCAAGTCACCCTGGGGAGAGATGGGGCACGGCCCCGGGTCAGCTCGTGCCTCTGGGAATGGCACACAATGAAAGATGCTGGCTGAGCTGTGGGTACCTCCAGCTGCTCCTGGCTGGGCCAGGACACCAGCTCGGCCTTGCGGGACACAGGGCCCAGCTCCACAGAGCGCACACGCTCGGCAAACTTCAGGGAGCACAGCGTCTCACTGCTGTTCTTCTCGGCGGGGGAGACCTGCaggtgggagcagcagcacatcacCCAACCGTCACCCACACACCCCCCTCCCCGCTGCTCAACGGGGTCAGGGAGCTGCTATTATTAACCCACCGCCCCCAGGACAGCCCCCGGCCGCCATCCGCACCAGGCACAGCCCTGTCACCAGCAAAGAGAAGCCACAGCAGGTGGCACAGAGCGCAAGGGATGGGGGACAGGGAACCCAGACCTGCACCATCATGAGGGTCTTGCTGTCCCCGCTGAGCGAGTCCTGCAGCAGGTAGGTCAGCTTGGAGTTGCGGAAGGGCACGTGGCCCTGGCGGGAGCGCAGCGCATAGATGACGTCTCCCAGTGCCGACAGCGACCTGTTGATGTACTGAGCCTCACGCAGCCGGCTGCCCTCCGCGCCCGAGCGCCCGACGCGCTCCGAGCCCGCCAGATCCACCAGGTTCAGCTTCCCTGGGGGAACAGATAAAGGTCAGCACCGCCAGCACCACCCTGCAGCCCCGCCGGGGGGCACGGCCCCCACCTGTGGTGCGCAGCCCCGTGCTGCGGTCCAGGCCGCGGACGGTGACGATGAGCAGCGCGTGGGAGCGGGAGCTGTGCTCGTTCAGGTTGGTGCACTCCGTCACGCGGTTGACGTGGCCGAACTCGAAGACCTGAGGGTGAGGAGGGGGTGAGGCTGCGATCCGCTCACCCCCCATCCATCTGGGCCCCGTGCTTTTATTTCTAACCCCCTGCTGCACACCCAGGGCCTATTCTAGGCTCTGTTGCCCCCATCCTGGGACGGTGTTGCAGAGCCACCAATGCACCGCGGGCTGACCACCGGCTCTCTGCCTCACCTTATTGATGTCCTCCACGCTCTGCACACTGAACTCCGTCAACCCGGGCACGTAGAGCTGCCCGCTGCCATCAGGGCACAGTTTGATCTCCAGCTTCTCCTGGGGTTCCTTCCCCAGCAGGTCCCTGCGAGGGGGAAGCCATCAGCACTCAGCTCCCATCTGGTCAGAGCCCGCTGCTTCCAGAGGTGCAGCACGATGCAGATGTGCACTCAGGGCCTGTGCCGGTCCCTGCGGTGCCGGAGAGCCCTGCGGCTGCTGCCGTCACTCCCCCAGCCCCCAGCGTCCGGGCAGGGCAGGAAAATGTTTCTCATTCCCTTGGCTCCCAGAGTGCAGTTTCTAAATATAACGGCCGAGGCCGGGGAGCTGGGCCAAGGGGAAGGCGTTTGAGCCCAGTGGAGGAAGCGGGGAGAGTCCAAATAAGCAGAAACGGCTCAAAGGGAGACGGGGCCCAGCTTGGCGCTTCCTTACACGGCCAACGCTGAGCTCTGAGGGCTCCACGTGATGCCGTGCCTCAACCAAGGGCTCACATCCATACCTGAGTGCCTCGTTGTAGATCTCAGCCACGCTGACGCTGATGGCGTAGTCCCAGTCGGCTGCCTTGCTCCGCACCTCAgagaacagcagctgcagggcccgCTGGTTGATGCCTGGGTTTGTGGAAGTTCCCTGGTGAATGGGGAGGAAAATGAtctgttgtgcttttttctgATGCAGCTGAGCAGAAGCAAAGCTCAGGGATTGCAACAACAGCCAGGATTAGCGCCCAGCGTGGGTTAGCGATGGCACTGAGACACACGGCACAGAGGGCATCACAGATTTGGAAGGCAAGGAAGAAGAGGGAGGCAAAGCCAGGCAAATTCACCTCCATTGTGTACGTCTTCCCTGCCCCCGTCTGTCCGTAGGCAAAAATGCAGACATTGTACCCATCGATGCAGGAAGTGACCAGGGCCTGAACCTCCTGAAACACCTGCAGAGGACCAAAGGGCATCGGGGGACGGTGCAGCCCTCCCCTGGCTGTCATACCACCCCGCTGTGAGCGGTGTGAGGCAGCACCCACCTCCTCCTGGGATGCCTGTGGAGGAAACACCTTGTCCAGCTCAAAAGACACCTGTTTCCCCTTGTGCAGGAGGTGCAGGACGGCGTCGTCATCCGCGTCGAACGTCACCGCACTGACCGCCTCCGGACCCTCTCCATCCTCCTTAGTGATGGGGCGGACCCTCCCGAAGACACGGATGTTCCCTTGGTGGGGGAGCAGAGGCAGATCAGCCCCGCTGCGGCACCCAGCTGTCCCCACAGCCCGGCCCCGCCGCACCTTTCAGCCGCACCAGCTCATTGTGGCACTTCTTGCGGAGCTGCAGCTCCCGGCGGTATTTGCGCAGCAGCTCCCGGTTGGTGCTGTTCACCTCCTCGATGGCTTGCCCGATCTGGGTGAAGGATAGCATTCATCCACCCGCCCACACCACGCAGGGAGAGGGGCTGTGGGCTGACCCCGGGCTCACCTCGGCCCTGGCGCTCCGCAGGGTCTCCTGGAGGAGCAGGGGAAAGTCCCGCACCTGCCGCTTCAGGCTGTTGTAGTCGTGGGTGAGGGTACGCAGCGCCGGCTGCAGTGTCAGCAGGTTGGTCCGCACGCCTGCGGGCAGCACAGGGTGAGGATGAGTGGCTCCAGCACAGGGTGAGGACATGCAGCCCTGACCCTGTGAGCCCCACGAGCCCTGCGCCTTCCTCACCCGCCAGGTTCTCATGCACCGCCTTCATCTCCACTTGGGCGCGGGAAAACGCCTCTTCAATGGCACGGTTCTTCTCGTCCTCCATCACCTGCATCTCCTCCAGCATCTGCCCGTGGGCCCGCTCCAGCTCCGACTCGTACATGGCAATCTGGGGGTGAGGCAGCACCAACAATGCACGCACATCATCCCAGGTGCCGCCTGGTTCACACCGCTGCGCTGCTGCGCCTGCGGACCCGTACCTGTGccctgagctgagctgctgtcttctgggagctctgcagctgctgctccatctCCTTCAGCACCTGCCTCTGCATCCCCACCTGCTCCTGCAGGTATTGGTTTCGGGACTGGCTCTCACACAGGGTCTGCTTCGCCTTGGCTGACTCCACCTCCACCGTCTTGATGATGTACTGCACAAAGCACCCACAGATGGTGGCGTATTACAGACCGAGGTCAGCCGGAGGGGGACGAtttacagagcagcagggcGGCACCGCAGGACTGATGCAGGGCACTATTATACAGCCAGCAGGAGGCTCACCTTTATctgctggggctgagccctGAGGCTGGCAATGGTCTCCTGGCTGTCCCGCAGCCGCCGGCTCAGCCGCTCCTCCTCCTGTGCTCTCTCGGCCAGCGAATCCTTGAGCCGCAGCTCCACCTCGGCCAGGCGGTTTGTCTTCTGCTGcacctccagctccagctccgCCAGCTTGGCTCGGGCCTCCTCCGCCTCTctctgcagctggcacagccgCTCCTGCAGCCCGGCGTTCTCCTGACCCCAAAGCAGGCTCAGCCGAGGTTCTGGCACCCTTCCAGCCGCCACCGGTCACCCGCAGCTCACCTGGAGGTGGGTGCAGTCCCGGCACGCCGCCTGCTGCCGCCGCAGCTCCCGCAGCTCCCCTTCACGTGCCTTCATCTCCTGCCGCAGCCGCTCGTTCTCAGCCACCAGCAGGTCCCGGTGCTTCTCCGCATCCGTGCCGCCCTACGGAGGGTCAGCGTGTGATGGGAGCCCCACCAGCAGCCCCCTCGAGCCCGCTCATCCCCCCACCAGTGAGCTCACCAGCTCTGAGCGCAGCCTGCCGATCTCCTGCGCCTGCTCCCGGAGATTT
Coding sequences within:
- the KIFC3 gene encoding kinesin-like protein KIFC3 isoform X2, whose translation is MSLDKAGGRFCSGKRTSLPAQRPFPVIQKVVASMAHLQEEKLRLQEELLALQDKLAARESEEIAVSIQLRGQGGTDAEKHRDLLVAENERLRQEMKAREGELRELRRQQAACRDCTHLQENAGLQERLCQLQREAEEARAKLAELELEVQQKTNRLAEVELRLKDSLAERAQEEERLSRRLRDSQETIASLRAQPQQIKYIIKTVEVESAKAKQTLCESQSRNQYLQEQVGMQRQVLKEMEQQLQSSQKTAAQLRAQIAMYESELERAHGQMLEEMQVMEDEKNRAIEEAFSRAQVEMKAVHENLAGVRTNLLTLQPALRTLTHDYNSLKRQVRDFPLLLQETLRSARAEIGQAIEEVNSTNRELLRKYRRELQLRKKCHNELVRLKGNIRVFGRVRPITKEDGEGPEAVSAVTFDADDDAVLHLLHKGKQVSFELDKVFPPQASQEEVFQEVQALVTSCIDGYNVCIFAYGQTGAGKTYTMEGTSTNPGINQRALQLLFSEVRSKAADWDYAISVSVAEIYNEALRDLLGKEPQEKLEIKLCPDGSGQLYVPGLTEFSVQSVEDINKVFEFGHVNRVTECTNLNEHSSRSHALLIVTVRGLDRSTGLRTTGKLNLVDLAGSERVGRSGAEGSRLREAQYINRSLSALGDVIYALRSRQGHVPFRNSKLTYLLQDSLSGDSKTLMMVQVSPAEKNSSETLCSLKFAERVRSVELGPVSRKAELVSWPSQEQLEGDLPGSSSRGHASPSPGLPSGRSTSIRRKLQTSGKLRPVPV
- the KIFC3 gene encoding kinesin-like protein KIFC3 isoform X3 is translated as MKAREGELRELRRQQAACRDCTHLQENAGLQERLCQLQREAEEARAKLAELELEVQQKTNRLAEVELRLKDSLAERAQEEERLSRRLRDSQETIASLRAQPQQIKYIIKTVEVESAKAKQTLCESQSRNQYLQEQVGMQRQVLKEMEQQLQSSQKTAAQLRAQIAMYESELERAHGQMLEEMQVMEDEKNRAIEEAFSRAQVEMKAVHENLAGVRTNLLTLQPALRTLTHDYNSLKRQVRDFPLLLQETLRSARAEIGQAIEEVNSTNRELLRKYRRELQLRKKCHNELVRLKGNIRVFGRVRPITKEDGEGPEAVSAVTFDADDDAVLHLLHKGKQVSFELDKVFPPQASQEEVFQEVQALVTSCIDGYNVCIFAYGQTGAGKTYTMEGTSTNPGINQRALQLLFSEVRSKAADWDYAISVSVAEIYNEALRDLLGKEPQEKLEIKLCPDGSGQLYVPGLTEFSVQSVEDINKVFEFGHVNRVTECTNLNEHSSRSHALLIVTVRGLDRSTGLRTTGKLNLVDLAGSERVGRSGAEGSRLREAQYINRSLSALGDVIYALRSRQGHVPFRNSKLTYLLQDSLSGDSKTLMMVQVSPAEKNSSETLCSLKFAERVRSVELGPVSRKAELVSWPSQEQLEGDLPGSSSRGHASPSPGLPSGRSTSIRRKLQTSGKLRPVPV
- the KIFC3 gene encoding kinesin-like protein KIFC3 isoform X1, which encodes MSLDKAGGRFCSGKRTSLPAQRPFPVIQKVVASMAHLQEEKLRLQEELLALQDKLAARESEEIAVSIQLRGQVENLKANLREQAQEIGRLRSELGGTDAEKHRDLLVAENERLRQEMKAREGELRELRRQQAACRDCTHLQENAGLQERLCQLQREAEEARAKLAELELEVQQKTNRLAEVELRLKDSLAERAQEEERLSRRLRDSQETIASLRAQPQQIKYIIKTVEVESAKAKQTLCESQSRNQYLQEQVGMQRQVLKEMEQQLQSSQKTAAQLRAQIAMYESELERAHGQMLEEMQVMEDEKNRAIEEAFSRAQVEMKAVHENLAGVRTNLLTLQPALRTLTHDYNSLKRQVRDFPLLLQETLRSARAEIGQAIEEVNSTNRELLRKYRRELQLRKKCHNELVRLKGNIRVFGRVRPITKEDGEGPEAVSAVTFDADDDAVLHLLHKGKQVSFELDKVFPPQASQEEVFQEVQALVTSCIDGYNVCIFAYGQTGAGKTYTMEGTSTNPGINQRALQLLFSEVRSKAADWDYAISVSVAEIYNEALRDLLGKEPQEKLEIKLCPDGSGQLYVPGLTEFSVQSVEDINKVFEFGHVNRVTECTNLNEHSSRSHALLIVTVRGLDRSTGLRTTGKLNLVDLAGSERVGRSGAEGSRLREAQYINRSLSALGDVIYALRSRQGHVPFRNSKLTYLLQDSLSGDSKTLMMVQVSPAEKNSSETLCSLKFAERVRSVELGPVSRKAELVSWPSQEQLEGDLPGSSSRGHASPSPGLPSGRSTSIRRKLQTSA